A region of the Candidatus Pelagibacter ubique HTCC1062 genome:
AGTGAAAATGACGCTACAATATCATTTTACAATCTGAGATAGAAATAGTTTGTGAATTTATATCAGTTTTTCGTCTTCATAAACACAACATCTGTCAGCAGGAATATGTAGTTTTACACTATCAGAGGGTACTTCAATTTCTCTATTTATTTTAGATTTGATTGTAAGATTCCCAACTTTAGCCGTTAGCAATTTATAATTTCCAAGATCTTCTACTTTATCTACAGTTGCAGCTAACACATTGTCTTTTTGATTTTCTGCTAATTTTATATATTCAGATCTTATTCCTAATTTAATATTTTTATCTTTTAACTTTGTTAGATCTGTTGTTGTTTTTATTAACGTATCATTAATCATAACACTATCATTAGATAATGCCTCTGTTTTAAACAAATTCATTGCTGGGGAACCTATAAAATATCCCACAAAAGTTGTATTAGGTCTTTCAAATAATTCTTTGGGCGTTCCTGTCTGAACTACTTCACCTTCACTCATAACAATTATATTATCTGCAAAAGTCATCGCTTCGTTTTGATCGTGAGTTACATAAACTAAAGTTGTTTTGTATTGTTCATTTATTTCTTTAAGGTTTCTTCTTA
Encoded here:
- a CDS encoding ABC transporter ATP-binding protein, translated to MSKINLNKISHSYNPNDPNPTYALNPFSMTWEDGKRYAILGPSGCGKTTMLNIVSGLVRPSSGKILFDDKDVTDLKTESRNIAQVFQFPVIYNTMTVYDNLAFPLRCRDFSKDIVEERVNSVAETLNLKSFLNLPARKLTADQKQLISLGRGLVREDVAAVLMDEPLTVIDPDLKFKLRRNLKEINEQYKTTLVYVTHDQNEAMTFADNIIVMSEGEVVQTGTPKELFERPNTTFVGYFIGSPAMNLFKTEALSNDSVMINDTLIKTTTDLTKLKDKNIKLGIRSEYIKLAENQKDNVLAATVDKVEDLGNYKLLTAKVGNLTIKSKINREIEVPSDSVKLHIPADRCCVYEDEKLI